AACCACCTGAAAACCCTTCATTTCTGCTTTCGCCGGAATGAAGGGTTTCGGCGTTTCACGACTTTTCGCGGAAACATCATATCTGTCCTCGTACAGAGCCGGATCCCCAAAAAGACGTTTACCCGGAAATGTCACTCCGCGAGGAGATTTGATATGAGTAAAATTGACCCAATTCCGACAACATCATGGGACAAAACGATACACGCCCCAACATGCTTAAATATAATGTTTAACTAGCTCATGGAGCCGGAGGGGTGAAGATTGAGCTGGTTCGACGTCACTCATCTCGTCGTATTTTCATCCGGGTACGCACAGCAGAGCACAATCTAGTACCAGTCGGATTCCGAGAAGGGTTCCGCGTCCGACGGAAGACAGAGGGGAGATAATACCAACAGGTTGATAAGCCTTCCGCACGGCATAAATCGATCTTCCGACTTTTTCGCTTATGCCCGGTAAACCTGTCCAGGATTCCGGCGCATGGCATTCGCTTCTCGGAACATTGCCGTTGAACCATTTGCCGGGGCGCCCCAGGCTTGAGAAAAGCGTTCCAACATGGCGAGCAATGTAACTGAGTGTTGAAAAAGTCCTTTTCCGGCAGTTCGTTCAAAAACCCCAAGTGCAAGGAGCAAAAAAAAGTTCACTGAAACACGGGCATTGAACCTCTGCCCGGCGGATGCCAGCGTGGCCCAGGCCTTGATCATGATGGAGGAACGCGGCGCAAACATGGTGGTCATCCAGGATGCCCGGGAACACAACGTCGGGGTGCTCACGGACAGGGACATCAAGAAATGCGCTCGGCTGGGCAGGGATCCCGCGACATGTCCGGTGACGGACATCATGAGCGCCCCCATCTTCTCCCTGCCCGCGCAGTCCCATGTCTTCGAGGCCTGGCAGTTCATGATGCCCATTGTCGACTTTGCCCGCATTTACGCTTTGCAACACCAGATCGTCGAAACCAATACCCTGGAGCGCCTGCACCAACTGCACCAGTTGAACATTCTAAGCCGCCAGAACCATCTGGAAATCACACAGGCTTTCAGCTATCTGATGCGGATACGGCTGCAGTGCCAGGCCGAGGACATCGAATCCGGCCAGCGAATTCCGGATAATTACGTCAGTCCGCACGGACTGACTTCCATCGAGCAAAGGCTGCTCAAGGAAATTTTCACGCAGATCAAGCATTTTCAAACCAAGCTGAGCTATACGTTCACGGGTCAGGCTGGAGACGTCTGATGATTCTGGTCGTCTCGGATACCCACTGCTACTATGACAGGACTTTAACCGCATCGCGCCAAATCCAGCCTTTTCCGCAATAATTTCTGCATGTTAACCTGGCCCTTTGCGTAAGACCCTACTGATATCTCTGCTTTTTTGTCAAAAAAACGTTTAATTTTATA
This genomic stretch from Desulfonatronum sp. SC1 harbors:
- a CDS encoding putative nucleotidyltransferase substrate binding domain-containing protein; translated protein: MNLCPADASVAQALIMMEERGANMVVIQDAREHNVGVLTDRDIKKCARLGRDPATCPVTDIMSAPIFSLPAQSHVFEAWQFMMPIVDFARIYALQHQIVETNTLERLHQLHQLNILSRQNHLEITQAFSYLMRIRLQCQAEDIESGQRIPDNYVSPHGLTSIEQRLLKEIFTQIKHFQTKLSYTFTGQAGDV